Genomic window (Streptomyces sp. LX-29):
AGGGTCTGCGGTACCGCAGCGAGGTACCGCACCCCCAGCGTCTGTCTCCAGCCGTTGGTGCCCCTCGACAGCCTTGATCTGACCGGTACGACCGCCGCCGACTGATCCCGCTTGAGCCGCGGATCGTAGATTGGCCCGATGGGCCTTTTCGACAGACTGACCGGTACCAAGCGTCCCGGCGACGGTGTCGCACCCCTTTCGGCCGAGGAAGTCCGGGTGGCGCTGCTCGGGCTCAACGGGCCGGACGTGCCGTACGTCGTGCGCAACGGCACGCCTGGTGAGGGTGCCGACCTGGTGGCCGAGTTGCGGATTCGGGACCCTGCCTGGCACACCTTCTTCGCCAGGACCCAGCTGAGCCGGACCATCAAGACCCGTATGCGTCTGGTGCCGGCGGACCACGAGGTCCGTGCCATGGACGAGCAGTTGGAGGTCACGTGGTTCGGGGATACGCCCAGGGTGGCGCCGCCGCGTGAGCACTCCCGCGGGCAGGTGAACACCGTTTCCCGGGACTGGACGATCGAGCGGGGGGCCGACGGCCGCCTGGGGATGTCGGAGGTGTTCCGCTTCGACACCGCGGAGATGAAGGACCCCCTGCGGGACACGGTCCTCGGCAGTGGATGGACATGGCGCGGAGTCGTGTTCAGGCTGTGACCGGCCCCCGTCACCGTCGTCAAAGACTGAGCCCCCGACCGGCACGCCCCGGCACCCAAGGCCGGGTGCCGGGGCGGTGCCGGAGGGCGTGAGGCCGTTGTCGTCCGGGCCTCCGTCGGGCGGCGTCAGGCCGTTGCCGGTGCCCCTTCCGGCGTGGCGGCAGGCGCCGGGGTGATCTGGAGGAAGCCCGCCACGCACATGCGCTTGAGGAGACGGGTCTGGGGCGGGGTGAGCCGGCCGGAGATCTCGCCGTACGTGCGGGGGCCCTGCGTCAGGAGCTCCCAGAGTTCGGTCACGCCGTCCATGCGGACGTCGGCGTCGATGGTGGTGCCGTGCGGGTCCTCGGTGGAGTAGATGCGCTTGCAGGGGACGGTGTCGCGCAGTGGTGACGGGGCCGAGGCGTGGTTGGTGACGGGGTTGCGCCAGTAGTCCGTCATGCCCGCCATGATCGGGGGCGGGAGCTGGATGTTGGCGGGCGGGTTGGTGGCCTTGAAGCCCGGTACGAGCAGGGTGACGCTGTCGCGGATGGCCGTGGTGGGGGCCAGGGCGATGAGGGCGTCGTCGGTGAGGTCGGCCGGTTCGGCCAGGGCGGAGGCGGCCAGGTACGGGCCCGTGGCGTCGAGGTCCTCCATCTTGCGGCTGCCGTGGGTCAGGACCTCCAGCAGGGCGGGCTGGAAGGCCGTGTTGAGCAGGGCGTCGAAGGTCTGCTCGCGGATGCCGAGGTCGGCGCCGGTGCCGCGGGTGTTCCAGTAGATGCTGCCCGGGTTGTTCTTGGCGATGGCGTGGTACCACTGGTCGATCATCAGCGCGAAGGTCTCGGCGGTGCCGTGCCACTTGGCGTTGTAGTCGTGCCACAGATGGCGCTGGTCGCTCTCGTCGAGGCTGCCGTCGACCGTCTTCTGGAGCAGCAGGGCGGCCGCCGCGGCCTGGGTGAGGGCGACGGCGACGCCGGAGGAGAAGAGCGGGTCCACGAAGAACGCGGCGTCGCCGACGAGCAGGTGCCGCTCGTCGTAGTCCGCGAACTCCTCGGCGACGCGCGAGTAGTTGGTCGCGGTGAGCATGTCGTCCGCGACCGGCACGGCGTCGGCTATCAGCTCCTTGAGGTACGGGACCTGACGCACCGTCTCCAGGAACGTCTTCTGGTCGGTGAAGTCGCGGCCCGGCTCCTTGAGGACGGCCGGGTTGGTGACGATGCCGATGGAGTGGGTGAGGACCCGCCTGCCGTCGATGATCTTGGGCACCGGGATGTACCAGCACCAGCCGTCGCGGAAGGCGAAGCAGCCGATGGGCGAGAGGTTGTCCGCGGTGAAGATGTTCCAGTCGGCTTCGAGGTTCTGGGTCTGGCCGCAGTGGGTGAAGTGCTGCCAGATGGCGATGTTCTTGAAGTGGGAGAGCCAGCCGCGCTTGTTGCGGGCGGCGGAGACACTGCTCTGGCGACCGGAGGCGTCGACGAAGTACCCGGCACGCACCTCGGCACCCTCGCCGAGGCGGACCACGCCGCCACGCGAGTCGGGCTCGTACGCCGTGACGGCGACGCCCTGGAAGACGTCCACGCCGACGTCGGCCGCGTGGTCCAGCAGGATGTGGTCGAACTCCGCCCGGTTGACGTGCATCGTCCAGCGGAACACGCCGTCCTTCTCGTACGGGGCCCGGTCGAACATGGCGATGCTGGGCTGCTCCGGATCCCAGGCGTAGATGCCGCCGAACTTCTTCACCCAGCACGGGCTGGCGAGCACCTTGGCCAGCGCCCCGCTCTCCTGGAGCGCCGGGACGACCGGGTGGGCGAAGGACTCGCCGATGTGCTCGCGCGGGAAGACCTCCTTGTCGAAGATGGCGACCCGGAGATCGGTGCGCTGGGCGAGCAGGGCGCCGAGGGTGGAGCCGGCCGGGCCGCCGCCCATGATCACGACGTCGTAGTACTCCCTCACGGTGTCTGACCTTTCGTTCGCTGTCGGGTGGATGTGCCGGTGGGTACGTCGAGGTGTGGGGGATGGGAGAGAAGGCGGCGCCGGACGTGGCCGCGCCGGAGGGTGACATGCCGAACCGACGTACCGAACTCGTCCCGCCGTCGGGCCGGTCCCGGGAGCGCGCATCAGGCGTGCGGTGGCGCCTCGGTGCCGGTGGTGCTGGTGCCGATGACGTCTCGGTGCCGGTGGTGCTCGGTGCCGGTGACGTCTATGTGCCGGTGACGTCCGTGAGTGCTCGGCGTCGGCGGTGGGACACCCTGGTACGGGCCCTCCCGGCCCGTCGGGGCGGGGGTGAAACGCAGCGTGGGGCTGCGGGAAGCGGTGCGGAGCCCTACCGCGTGCGCGGGGTGCGGGCGCCTGACGTGTCGCGCCGGGCGCCGGAGGAGCCGCGCGCGGTGCCGTGGTGGCGACGGCGGCCCTCGCGCGGGCCGTCGCCGGGGCCGGTATGCCGGGTCAGGTCCTCATGAGCCATGATGCGATACCCCCCGTTCCTCGCCCCCTCCCGGGAGGCGACGTCTCGACCGTACGGGGCGCGACGGTCGTCGTCCATGCGCGTTCGCCGTTCGGCGTGAGAAATCTCGTACAGGGGTGGGCGGTTGGCCATCGGCGAGCGCGAACCCGGGGCGTGGGGGGATGGATTCGGCCTGGTCAGCCTCCCCCCGCGGGCCCGCGCCCGTGCGCGTCGTCGGCCCGCACGCGCCATCGCCCCCACCGTCGCCCCCGCCATCGCCCCCGCCGTCGGACCGTGGCCCGCCCCGCCCCTCGCGCCGTGGCCCGCCCCGCCCCTCGCGCCGCGGGCCGGTGCGGGGCGCGGCGCCAGCCATTCGGTTCAACCGCGCAGGACGTCCCCTACGGCCCGTGCTTGCCTGGAGGTCCCGGCGCGCTGCGTCGGGCATCTCAGACGACACGAAGGGATTCCGGTGGACATAACCCGCTTCTCCGCCGCCGTCGCGACCACCGCCGTCGCCGTTCTCCTCGGCACCGCCGGTGCCACCGGCGCCTACGCCGCGCCCGCCGACGACCCCCCGTCCAAACCGCCCTGCTTCGTCACCGAGAAGCTGGGGCTCGCCGACGAGCCCTGCGACCCGGAGACCGGACCGAAGGACCCCAAGGGCAAGGTCCAGGGTTTCACCGACTGGGAGGTGATCGGGCAGTTCAATCAGCTCGTCAACCCCGGTGAAGCCGCCCAGACGATCGTGGAGTGTTCCGAGGGCAAGAAGGTGCTCGGCGGCGGATTCTTCGGGAACTCGCAGGCGGTGAAGACGATCAGGTCCTTCCCGCAGGGAGCCGAGTTCGAGGCGTGGATCGTGTTCGTGTTCAACGAGGGTGACGTCCTCGGCTCGTACGACGCGTACGCGATCTGCGCGGACGTCGACGGCTCCTACTGACGCCCGAGGCCCGGCCGGCGACGCCGGAGGACCCCGCCGATCCGGGGCCCGCGAGGGCCCGGAGCCGGGGCCGCGGAGCGTCGGCCGGGGCCTGGATGAGGCGGCAGACCGCCTCTTCGGGTGCCCGAGGACCGCCCCTCCCCCAAGTGCCCGCTGACCCCCTCCGAGTGCTTGCGGACCGCCTCGCCCGAGTGCCCGCGAACCGCCTCGCCCGAGTGCCCGGCTGACCCCTCCGGGCCTCCGCGAGCCGTCTCCGCCGTCCCGCCGTGCGGCTCCCCCTCTCGCTGCCGGCCCCGCCGCGGCTACGCCCCCGGGACGCATTCGGCACCCTGGGCGGCCGCGGTGCGCGCCCGCATCGTCGCCAGCACGTCGTCGCGGTCGTAGAGCACCTGGCGGCCGTTCCTGCGGCGCCGCCACCGGTGGGTGTTGGCCAGCCAGTAGACGGTGCCGGAGGCGATGTGCCAGCCGGTGGAGATGTCCCGCGCGGTCAGCCCGACCGCGCGGCCGGGGCGCGGCGGCGCCTCGTGCAGGGTGTGCCACATCTCGGACGACCAGGTGTGGCCGTGGTCGGCGGAGCAGGTGATGGACGGCCGGCCGGCGGGCCCCGAGGCGTCGAGGTGGGCCACCAGCGTTCCCCCGCAGCCGGGCCGTACGCAGGTGCCGACCGGCACGTGCCGGTCGGTGCGGCCGGACAGCACGGTCCAGGCGGCCCGCACCAGCTCGTCGGTCTCCGCCACGAGGTCCCCCGCCGCCTCGTGATCGGCCAGCCAGCCGGCGTGCTCGGCGAGGAAGGCGAGGAGCGCCGGGGTGTTCCGCGTCGGGGACGGCACCCGGCGCGCCTCACTGACGACCGCCACCCAGCTCGCCAGCACCCCGCAGATGTCGCTCCTGACCTCCAGGGCACCGGTGTTCAGCGGGATGCCCGGCGATCCCCGCTCGCGCACCTTCTCCGCCAGCACGCGGGGGCGGGAGGAGGTGAGGGAGTGGGTCAGCTCGTCGTGCAGTTCGCCGAGGGCGGTCAGGTTGGCGGCGATCCTGCGGCGGGTCGCCTGCGCGCTCGGGCTGGAGGCGGCAGAGCCATAGGCGGAAAAGCTGGATACGGAAGAGCTGGATACGGCAGGGCTGGATGCGGAAGGGCGGGATACGGAAGGGCGGGATGCGGGAAGAGGGGCATGCGCATGCGGCATAGGGCGTCCTCGACTAGCGGTACGGCATCGGCACCAACGAGCCTGAGGGGCCGCGCTACCAGGTCGATCCCCATTCGTTCCCCCTCGGACGCGGGGAGCGGGAACGCGGGTCCGCCGCGGGCCTTCGCTCACCCCCGCCCGGGCGTGGAGCCGGTGGCGTCGGGCGTAGGCGGGCCGGTTCCACGCGATCGGCGCCATGGCCCCGACCGAGCCGCCCGACCCGGCCTGACCTGGGCCTGGTCGCCCCCGTCGGCGCCCTCTCCCGCCCGCCGCGGAGCGGACCGCGGGGGCGGGGGCCGGCCGGCGGCGGGGGCGGCCGTCACCGCTGACCCGGCCGGCGCCGTCGCGGTGCGGGTGTCCGCAGGGTGGAGGGTGCGGTTGCGCCGCACGCTCAGCAGCAGCACGCAGCTCCAGACGGCGGCCGCGGCGAGCGCCAGCGCGTACCGCGCGCCGTCGCGGGAGTCCGCCATTCCCCAGGTCGCCGAGGCCAGTGCGGGGCCGAGGGCGAAGCCGAGGCTGCGGGAGAGCTGCACCAGGGAGCCGGCGATGCCCATGGCCCCCGGCGGCGCCGCGCTCATCACCAGCGTCTGTGTCGGCCCCCCGTACAGGCCCATGCCGGCCCCGGCGAGGGCCAGCCGCCAGGCGATGTCGCCCGGGGTCCAGCCGTCGCCGCTCCTCAGGGCGAGCAGGGTGACTCCGGAGGCGGTGACGATCGCGCCGACGACGGCGACGGGTCGGGGACTGTAGCGGTCGGCGAGGCGTCCACCCAGTGGACCCAGGAGGGCCATGGCGAGCGGGAAGGCGAGCACCGTGAGGCCGGTGGAGGTCGCGGAGAGCCCGCTGTCCTCCTGGAGCTTGAGGGCCACGACGTAGTGCATGGCGGTGAAGCCGGCGGCGAGCGCGCAGACCGCCGCGCAGCCGCCGAGGACGCCGGACGCCCGCGCCACGTCCACCACGGGTCGCGCGCCGGGGCGGCGCTGCCACCACAGGGCGAGCGGCACCGTGGCGAGCGCCAGCAGCAGCCAACCGGGGGCGGTCGGGGCGAAGGTGAGGGCGAGGAGGAGGGAGGCCACGGCGCCGCCGAAGAGGGCGGCGTCGGTGAGGGGCCACCGGCCGGGCGCGGTGATCCGGCCCGGCCCGGGCAGCACGCGGGCCGCCACGAGGAGCGCGAACAGGCAGACGGGGAGCTTGACCAGGAGGACGGCGCGCCAGCCGAAGGCGTCCAGGAGCACACCGCCGAGGGCGGGGCCGGTGACCGCGCCCAGCGGCCCGAGGGTGGCCGGGACGCTCATCGCCCGAGCGCGCCGCTCCGGCGGCACCGCGCGCATCACCAGGACCGGCATGAGCACGAACAGCAGCGCCGCGAAGCAGCCCTGGGCGATGCGGGCGACGGCCAGCCAGGCCATCCAGGGCGCGGCCGCGGAGACCAGGCTGAACAGGGCGAATCCGGAGACCGCCAGCAGCAGGGCGGAGCGCGGTCCGATGCCGCCGCTGTCGCCCCTGCCACCGTTGCCGCCTTTGCCGCCGTCCAGCCACCGCCCCGCCGGTAGGAGCAGGGCCACCACGGCGAGTTGGTAGCCGAGCACCGCCCACTGGGCCATGGACGCGGACACGTCGAGGTCCGCGGCGATGTCCGCCAGGGCGATGGTGACGATGGTCATGTCGAGCATCGCCACGAACGACAAGGCGCCCGCGAGGGAGACCAGGATCCAGGGGGCGCGGCCCCCGGTGAGGAGTTCGGCCGGCCGGTCGGGAGCCGTTTCGCGCTGTGGCATCGCTTCAGTCCCCTCCCTCCCCTCCCGTCCGGGGTCGGTGCGGGAGGCTCGCGGCCGGTGCTACAGAGCGGTAGTCGCGGGCGGGCCGGGGGGAGTTCCCCGCGGGCCCGGCCGGGGCGGCTCACCCCGTGCGAACGGCCGGAAAACAGTCGTCTGTCCGGATCGGTGGGGTGGCTCCGCAGTGGGCCACCTCAGGAAGTCGCCTGCCGGGGCGTGTGGGTTCCCGCTCCGCGACGGGAGAATGCTCACGTCGTGATGCACCCCAACACCACTGGCACCTCTGGGAATTCATGCCAGCATGGACGCCAGGGCCACCGAAGGAGACCACACCTTCGCCGCGACACCGGCCCGTGTTCTGACCACCCGTCAGTCGCGATCTCCGGACACCCCCCGAGCCGGAGTGTGCGCCTGGCGGCCAGGGCACGGCATCGGGTCGCCTCGCGAGGGTGCCTGAACGGCCCTGGAGCGCCCCGACCGCCCCTGCTGGACCCCGACCGGC
Coding sequences:
- a CDS encoding tryptophan 7-halogenase encodes the protein MREYYDVVIMGGGPAGSTLGALLAQRTDLRVAIFDKEVFPREHIGESFAHPVVPALQESGALAKVLASPCWVKKFGGIYAWDPEQPSIAMFDRAPYEKDGVFRWTMHVNRAEFDHILLDHAADVGVDVFQGVAVTAYEPDSRGGVVRLGEGAEVRAGYFVDASGRQSSVSAARNKRGWLSHFKNIAIWQHFTHCGQTQNLEADWNIFTADNLSPIGCFAFRDGWCWYIPVPKIIDGRRVLTHSIGIVTNPAVLKEPGRDFTDQKTFLETVRQVPYLKELIADAVPVADDMLTATNYSRVAEEFADYDERHLLVGDAAFFVDPLFSSGVAVALTQAAAAALLLQKTVDGSLDESDQRHLWHDYNAKWHGTAETFALMIDQWYHAIAKNNPGSIYWNTRGTGADLGIREQTFDALLNTAFQPALLEVLTHGSRKMEDLDATGPYLAASALAEPADLTDDALIALAPTTAIRDSVTLLVPGFKATNPPANIQLPPPIMAGMTDYWRNPVTNHASAPSPLRDTVPCKRIYSTEDPHGTTIDADVRMDGVTELWELLTQGPRTYGEISGRLTPPQTRLLKRMCVAGFLQITPAPAATPEGAPATA
- a CDS encoding MFS transporter, coding for MPQRETAPDRPAELLTGGRAPWILVSLAGALSFVAMLDMTIVTIALADIAADLDVSASMAQWAVLGYQLAVVALLLPAGRWLDGGKGGNGGRGDSGGIGPRSALLLAVSGFALFSLVSAAAPWMAWLAVARIAQGCFAALLFVLMPVLVMRAVPPERRARAMSVPATLGPLGAVTGPALGGVLLDAFGWRAVLLVKLPVCLFALLVAARVLPGPGRITAPGRWPLTDAALFGGAVASLLLALTFAPTAPGWLLLALATVPLALWWQRRPGARPVVDVARASGVLGGCAAVCALAAGFTAMHYVVALKLQEDSGLSATSTGLTVLAFPLAMALLGPLGGRLADRYSPRPVAVVGAIVTASGVTLLALRSGDGWTPGDIAWRLALAGAGMGLYGGPTQTLVMSAAPPGAMGIAGSLVQLSRSLGFALGPALASATWGMADSRDGARYALALAAAAVWSCVLLLSVRRNRTLHPADTRTATAPAGSAVTAAPAAGRPPPPRSAPRRAGEGADGGDQAQVRPGRAARSGPWRRSRGTGPPTPDATGSTPGRG